The following proteins are encoded in a genomic region of Xenopus laevis strain J_2021 chromosome 3L, Xenopus_laevis_v10.1, whole genome shotgun sequence:
- the LOC121401601 gene encoding tubulin monoglycylase TTLL3-like, which produces MNTLTKRLWKCISYCFPFRKKKPNDNAVEEIEIKQESLEKQPIEANSERETSYEVNSERETTIEANSERETSYEVNSERETTIEANSEIETSYEVNSERETTVEAKRKRETTTKAHRKRKAANKSNSTRKTAKKPNVSPERDKLYCDECVSRQKRCFEDQVKTSIAKKKVFWTDFKRSNDFERGLLSRGWVKKIAPTFNAGPKKTVFRDPTYGHKIISRYDIQPNLILTRKRVELHLLKEDQITNHFCRVHATSKSGLCKVLRQWCLSCDANPHTFFPRCYMFSKINEKQAFIDDFTMTAACGILKWVLRTNGKSLQDEVIPSRKEKEEKTAICMSDAKINNHGPARIVPEDIIVTALVVCQFHLYDLTHEDEDDIICAGIVDRKHFISDYYQVMHHGAHIQNSDKYVDYCHQLLCKLRRVNPQLDIDGEKNIWISKPRNLSRGRGIRCRNDLKDICSLGREWVVEKYIERPLLVYGTKFDLRQHFLITDWYPLTIWFYKHSFLRFSSQPFTLESLDTATHVCNYAIQKKLKNAPNRHPNLPEENMWHSDEFKEYLCTIGKEQVWDSIIIPGMKKALIHTMKATRENVKYRKNSFDLFGSDFLFGENFQPWLLEIQYKPGITKDTSVMWKIVPPMVEDMLRVVIDYKDDPNCNVGGFELIYKQANYTGNVSRSAPNTRTDARHPGLGSYFTS; this is translated from the exons ATGAACACTTTAACGAAAAGACTTtggaaatgtatttcttattgctttccatttcgtaaaaag aaaCCTAATGACAATGCTGTTGAAGAAATTGAG atcaaacaggaatcactagAAAAACAACCTATTGAAGCCAATAGTGAAAGAGAAACGAGTTATGAAGTAAATAGTGAAAGAGAAACAACTATTGAAGCTAATAGTGAAAGAGAAACGAGTTATGAAGTTAATAGCGAAAGAGAAACAACTATTGAAGCTAATAGTGAAATAGAAACGAGTTATGAAGTTAATAGCGAAAGAGAAACAACTGTTGAAGCtaagaggaaaagagaaactaCTACTAAAGCTCATAGGAAAAGAAAGGCGGCTAACAAATCTAATAGTACAAGAAAAACTGCTAAGAAGCCTAATG TTTCACCTGAACGGGATAAATTGTACTGTGACGAATGTGTATCCAGACAGAAGAGATGCTTCGAAGACCAGGTTAAAACATCAATTGCG AAAAAGAAAGTTTTCTGGACTGACTTTAAAAGATCCAATGACTTCGAGAGAGGCCTATTAAGTAGAGGATGGGTGAAGAAAATTGCCCCCACCTTca ATGCTGGTCCCAAGAAAACTGTATTTCGTGACCCAACATATGGACATAAG attatAAGTCGTTATGACATACAACCCAACCTCATCCTGACACGTAAAAGAGTTGAACTCCATCTTCTGAAAGAGGATCAGATAACCAATCACTTTTGCAGAGTGCACGCCACAAGCAAG AGTGGTCTGTGCAAAGTATTAAGGCAATGGTGTTTGTCGTGTGATGCGAATCCACACACTTTCTTCCCTCGTTGCTACATGTTTAGtaagataaatgaaaaacaagcatTCATTG ATGACTTTACCATGACTGCGGCTTGTGGTATCCTAAAATGGGTTTTGAGAACCAATGGGAAGTCTTTGCAAGATGAAGTTATTCCCAGCcggaaagaaaaggaagaaaaaacgGCTATTTGCATGTCAG ATGCTAAAATAAACAATCATGGCCCTGCAAGAATTGTTCCAGAAGATATTATAGTAACAGCCCTTGTGGTTTGCCAGTTTCATCTGTACGACTTGACACATGAGGATGAAGACGACATAATATGTGCCGGGATAGTTGATAGAAAACATTTCATAAGTGACTACTATCAGGTTATGCA TCATGGTGCGCACATACAGAATTCAGACAAGTATGTTGATTACTGCCACCAATTGTTATGTAAGCTGAGAAGAGTGAACCCACAACTAGATAtagatggagaaaaaaacatctggATTTCAAAACCAAGAAATTTATCTAGAGGAAGAG GGATACGTTGCAGAAATGATCTGAAAGACATATGTTCCTTGGGAAGGGAATGGGTGGTTGAAAAGTACATAGAGAGGCCACTTCTTGTATATGGAACCAAATTTGATCTCCGTCAGCATTTCCTCATAACGGACTGGTACCCGTTAACTATCTGGTTCTATAAGCACAGTTTCCTCCGTTTCTCATCTCAGCCCTTCACGCTGGAGAGTTTAGATAC CGCCACCCATGTATGTAATTACGCCATacagaaaaaattaaagaatGCACCAAATCGTCACCCCAACCTGCCTGAAGAAAACATGTGGCACAGTGACGAATTCAAAGAGTATCTTTGTACAATCGGAAAAGAGCAAGTCTGGGATTCAATCATTATACCAGGGATGAAGAAAGCCCTCATTCATACAATGAAGGCCACTCGGGAAAatgtgaagtacaggaaaaaCAGTTTTGACCTTTTTGGTTCAGATTTTCTGTTTGGAGAAAACTTCCAGCCCTGGCTACTTGAGATACAATACAAACCTGGCATAACCAAAGACACGTCAGTGATGTGGAAAATTGTTCCACCAATGGTAGAGGACATGCTACGTGTGGTGATTGATTACAAGGATGACCCTAACTGTAATGTGGGAGGATTTGAACTTATATATAAACAG GCAAATTATACTGGAAatgtgtcacggtcagcacccaacaccagaacagatgccaggcaccctggtctcggctcgtacttcaccagttaa